In a single window of the Anaerolineae bacterium genome:
- a CDS encoding HAD family hydrolase, giving the protein MIRAVLLDLDGTLLDTRLDQFIPQYIRAFAAFMSPWMPAEAFQEALMAGTRAMVANNGSAETNAQVFWRVFNAHSPRSGEELAPAVERFYAEEYPKLARYVRPRPAARPLVQELLARGCKIVLATNPLFPDTAIRQRMGWAGVADLPFDLITTYENMHATKPSPAYYREIARSLGIPPAACLMAGDDLAMDGPAVSAGMRFFHIIEEPPFTHERGSLDHFYQLVKEGWLERW; this is encoded by the coding sequence ATGATCCGCGCCGTGCTCCTCGACCTGGACGGCACCCTGTTGGATACCCGTCTCGACCAGTTCATACCGCAGTACATCCGGGCGTTCGCGGCGTTTATGTCCCCCTGGATGCCGGCGGAGGCCTTTCAGGAAGCCCTCATGGCCGGCACGCGCGCCATGGTCGCCAACAACGGCTCGGCCGAGACCAATGCCCAGGTCTTCTGGCGTGTCTTCAACGCCCATTCCCCGCGTTCCGGAGAAGAGCTTGCGCCGGCGGTGGAGCGCTTCTATGCCGAGGAGTATCCCAAACTGGCGCGCTACGTCCGGCCGCGGCCGGCCGCCCGCCCCCTCGTGCAGGAGCTCCTGGCCCGCGGCTGTAAGATCGTGCTGGCCACCAATCCGCTGTTCCCGGATACCGCTATCCGCCAGCGTATGGGCTGGGCCGGCGTCGCCGATTTGCCCTTTGACCTGATCACCACCTACGAGAACATGCATGCCACCAAGCCAAGCCCGGCCTATTACCGCGAGATCGCGAGATCCCTCGGCATTCCGCCGGCCGCCTGTCTGATGGCCGGCGACGACCTGGCGATGGATGGCCCGGCCGTTTCCGCCGGCATGCGCTTCTTCCATATCATCGAGGAGCCGCCCTTCACCCACGAGCGCGGCAGTCTCGACCATTTTTACCAGCTTGTGAAAGAGGGATGGCTGGAGAGATGGTGA